A DNA window from Hordeum vulgare subsp. vulgare chromosome 1H, MorexV3_pseudomolecules_assembly, whole genome shotgun sequence contains the following coding sequences:
- the LOC123444607 gene encoding translation initiation factor IF-2-like, giving the protein MEDLLDAEIGKNDYDWLLTPPGTPRVPALEVAQKIPSSNILPKRTLTRSSSTTRASRLSVSQTENGHSAVPTRPARSNSVTRPSIQSTLMSNNNRTSVLNTSISSVSSRPTTPSRRSSTIAASKQLVPASRPVPARSSTPVKARPSTPSKTRPSTPVKTHQATSNSTTDAAAGRTTSTQSSRPSTPNSRSRIMSNSSSGSIPAMSRPSPSVGIIPATSRPGVSSSNGHGTSHSTSLSSGTVPSVSRSSSRSSTPTRQPAVRTSVPAIGRSPSFGRTSSSNSLTTSMNRPAASNGRSSAPSSAPSSRPSSPGPRPRAPVRSHDIPSSASVSRPSSPGPRPRAPVRPHDTPSSAPSSRPSSPSPRPRAPVRPLDIPDFPNETPPNLRTKLPERPLSAGRSRPGMASGIRSNPQAEQLAASAPAKKLSVPAASRNKFSDAPSKAPSRSNGHQNRQTERSVVDNQATRTARTGAVAGPDNGFGRTISKNSLDMAIKHMDIRQNLGGIRGASLFPHSIRSSHGKVRPVRMSDPGHPTSNGDHRHYADNGSTNGHFFSGDSYGALSRNGGSSTDSPDRGSFGTKETSLSELDIYGSSRYEAMLLRGEDVRNTSWLHGGFDDDKPDQSPLFDHRFEPLPEPFSPF; this is encoded by the exons ATGGAGGACCTGCTGGACGCCGAGATCGGCAAGAACGACTACGACTG GCTTCTAACACCGCCTGGGACACCTCGCGTTCCAGCTCTGGAGGTTGCTCAGAAAATACCATCCTCAAATATATTACCTAAGCGCACTCTAACGAGATCTTCCTCCACTACAAGGGCATCAAGG CTTTCAGTGTCTCAAACAGAGAATGGGCATTCTGCAGTTCCCACTAGACCAGCAAGAAGTAACTCTGTAACCCGCCCTTCTATTCAATCAACTCTCATGTCAAACAACAACAGGACATCAgttctcaacacaagtatttcgtcTGTCAGTTCAAGACCTACAACCCCAAGTAGGCGAAGCAGCACCATTGCTGCATCAAAACAATTGGTGCCAGCTTCACGACCAGTTCCAGCAAGGTCATCAACTCCTGTTAAAGCTCGTCCATCTACACCATCCAAAACTCGCCCGTCTACTCCTGTGAAAACTCATCAAGCAACATCCAACTCTACAACTGACGCAGCTGCTGGCAGGACCACATCAACCCAAAGTTCAAGGCCATCAACTCCAAATTCTCGGTCTCGAATCATGTCCAATTCATCTTCAGGTTCTATTCCTGCAATGAGCCGCCCAAGTCCATCCGTAGGTATAATTCCTGCAACGAGCCGCCCAGGCGTTTCCTCAAGTAATGGTCATGGAACAAGCCATTCCACCTCACTGTCTTCTGGTACAGTTCCTTCAGTGAGTCGCTCCAGCTCACGATCATCTACACCTACACGTCAGCCTGCAGTTCGTACATCAGTCCCAGCTATTGGCCGCTCGCCTTCTTTTGGACGGACTTCTAGTAGTAATAGCTTGACGACATCTATGAACCGGCCTGCAGCGAGTAATGGCCGAAGTTCAGCACCGTCATCGGCTCCATCATCTCGTCCAAGTTCCCCAGGTCCACGACCCCGAGCTCCAGTGCGCTCACATGACATTCCTTCATCGGCTTCAGTATCTCGTCCAAGTTCCCCAGGTCCACGACCCCGAGCTCCAGTTCGGCCACATGATACCCCTTCATCAGCTCCATCATCTCGTCCAAGCTCCCCAAGTCCACGACCCCGAGCTCCAGTGCGGCCACTTGATATCCCTGACTTCCCAAATGAAACTCCACCAAATTTAAGGACAAAACTACCCGAGCGACCACTATCTGCTGGTAGATCACGCCCGGGAATGGCTTCAGGAATAAGATCAAACCCACAAGCTGAACAGTTAGCTGCCTCAGCTCCTGCAAAAAAGCTCTCCGTGCCTGCTGCAAGTCGTAATAAGTTTTCCGATGCACCATCAAAGGCGCCTTCTCGCTCAAATGGACACCAAAATAGGCAGACTGAAAGGTCCGTTGTTGACAATCAAGCTACTAGAACTGCACGGACTGGTGCAGTTGCAGGccctgataatggatttgggaggACAATTTCAAAGAATTCACTTGACATGGCAATCAAGCACATG GACATCAGGCAAAACCTGGGTGGCATCCGTGGCGCATCCCTGTTTCCCCACAGCATCCGCTCGAGCCACGGCAAGGTCCGTCCGGTCCGAATGTCCGACCCCGGGCATCCCACCTCAAACGGTGATCACCGGCACTATGCCGACAACGGCAGCACCAACGGGCACTTCTTCTCGGGGGACTCGTACGGGGCCCTGTCGCGCAACGGGGGCAGCTCGACCGACTCGCCAGACCGGGGCAGCTTCGGGACCAAGGAGACCTCCCTGAGCGAGCTGGACATCTACGGGAGCTCGCGGTATGAGGCGATGCTGCTGCGGGGGGAGGACGTGAGGAACACGAGCTGGCTGCACGGCGGGTTCGACGACGACAAGCCCGACCAGAGCCCGCTGTTCGACCACCGGTTCGAGCCGCTCCCGGAGCCCTTCAGCCCCTTCTGA